A section of the Parasteatoda tepidariorum isolate YZ-2023 chromosome 6, CAS_Ptep_4.0, whole genome shotgun sequence genome encodes:
- the LOC107444504 gene encoding uncharacterized protein isoform X1 produces MTPVRLRQWLTLFLLTATASSEVHRTRYSSKKYDFVCTRVLQDGELEIRIQRGHVSAIETTVELATEEYTTESPDDFSTLSNIHQVLTLLQVTDGRHFIQLIYDSGWDLRDCEYIKSGKSVDEFYNYFATDTSCPQQTLNASIVRDDSFLLSKPDVTDYNSLRKQCKGLHKQIRQMAKHGDHPGLQRLKRDLFLYPGTNWCGSGSNARKFNELGYNAAADRCCRDHDHCPYTIEGFTRKFNFFNFRFHTISHCDCDERFRACLKLSGTAAGNMVGKLFFNVVQTKCFLFKHVQKCAKRSWWGKCLKHDKEKTAVLRDALKY; encoded by the exons ATGACACCTGTTCGATTACGTCAGTGGTTGACACTGTTCTTGTTGACCGCTACTGCATCCAGTGAAGTACACCGAACTCGGTACTCATCTAAGAAGTACGATTTCGTGTGCACACGCGTCTTGCAAGACGGCGAGTTAGAAATTCGAATTCAGCGTGGTCACGTCTCGGCCATCGAAACAACTGTCGAATTAGCCACTGAAGAATACACCACTGAATCCCCAGACGATTTCTCCACCCTTTCGAACATTCACCAAGTCCTCACTCTGCTTCAGGTGACCGATGGTCGACACTTCATCCAGTTGATCTATGATTCTGGCTGGGATTTGAGAGATTGCGAATACATCAAATCGGGAAAGTCAGTGGAtgagttttacaattattttgccACCGACACCAGCTGCCCCCAACAAACCTTGAATGCATCCATCGTCCGAGATGATAGCTTCTTGCTCTCTAAGCCCGACGTCACGGATTACAATTCTTTGCGGAAACAATGTAAGGGACTGCACAAACAAATACGGCAGATGGCCAAGCATGGAGACCATCCTGGCCTGCAGAGATTGAAACGTGATCTCTTCCTGTATCCAGGCACCAATTGGTGCGGAAGTGGCAGCAATGCGAGGAAATTCAACGAGCTGGGCTACAACGCTGCGGCCGATCGCTGCTGCAGAGATCACGATCACTGCCCTTACACAATCGAGGGATTCACAAGGAAGTTCAACTTCTTTAATTTCAGGTTTCATACCATAAGTCATTGCGACTGTGATGAaag GTTCCGAGCTTGTCTTAAGCTGTCGGGTACAGCGGCTGGCAACATGGTGGGCAAACTTTTCTTCAACGTCGTGCAGACAAAGTGCTTCCTTTTCAAGCATGTCCAGAAGTGTGCCAAGAGATCCTGGTGGGGCAAGTGTCTGAAGCACGACAAGGAGAAGACAGCCGTACTCAGAGACGCTCTCAAATACTGA
- the LOC107444504 gene encoding uncharacterized protein isoform X2, which yields MTPVRLRQWLTLFLLTATASSEVHRTRYSSKKYDFVCTRVLQDGELEIRIQRGHVSAIETTVELATEEYTTESPDDFSTLSNIHQVLTLLQVTDGRHFIQLIYDSGWDLRDCEYIKSGKSVDEFYNYFATDTSCPQQTLNASIVRDDSFLLSKPDVTDYNSLRKQCKGLHKQIRQMAKHGDHPGLQRLKRDLFLYPGTNWCGSGSNARKFNELGYNAAADRCCRDHDHCPYTIEGFTRKFNFFNFRFHTISHCDCDESEKRTLLCGIYSNAFEDQFENLFLFQF from the exons ATGACACCTGTTCGATTACGTCAGTGGTTGACACTGTTCTTGTTGACCGCTACTGCATCCAGTGAAGTACACCGAACTCGGTACTCATCTAAGAAGTACGATTTCGTGTGCACACGCGTCTTGCAAGACGGCGAGTTAGAAATTCGAATTCAGCGTGGTCACGTCTCGGCCATCGAAACAACTGTCGAATTAGCCACTGAAGAATACACCACTGAATCCCCAGACGATTTCTCCACCCTTTCGAACATTCACCAAGTCCTCACTCTGCTTCAGGTGACCGATGGTCGACACTTCATCCAGTTGATCTATGATTCTGGCTGGGATTTGAGAGATTGCGAATACATCAAATCGGGAAAGTCAGTGGAtgagttttacaattattttgccACCGACACCAGCTGCCCCCAACAAACCTTGAATGCATCCATCGTCCGAGATGATAGCTTCTTGCTCTCTAAGCCCGACGTCACGGATTACAATTCTTTGCGGAAACAATGTAAGGGACTGCACAAACAAATACGGCAGATGGCCAAGCATGGAGACCATCCTGGCCTGCAGAGATTGAAACGTGATCTCTTCCTGTATCCAGGCACCAATTGGTGCGGAAGTGGCAGCAATGCGAGGAAATTCAACGAGCTGGGCTACAACGCTGCGGCCGATCGCTGCTGCAGAGATCACGATCACTGCCCTTACACAATCGAGGGATTCACAAGGAAGTTCAACTTCTTTAATTTCAGGTTTCATACCATAAGTCATTGCGACTGTGATGAaag TGAGAAGAGGACACTTTTGTGTGGGATTTATTCGAATGCTTTCGAAGAccagtttgaaaatttatttttgtttcaattttaa